The DNA sequence ATCATTCGTTCTTTCCGAACATGAGTTAAGTTATTCCGCTTCTAGATTGGGTTTGGTGTTGTTatcaaaagaagaatataaTAAGTTGAGCAAAGTCGATGAGGAAAAAGTAAAGAGTCTAGCCAAAGAGTTGTCTTTGACCTTGGTTCCAGAATCTGAAGTAATTAATTGGAAGCAATCGTTAGCAGCAAAAGATGAAGAGATCcacaaattgaatttggaGAAAGAAGAGCAAACGAAAAAAATGGCTCTGTTGGAGAAGAAAGATTCTAATGCACCAGAAACTGCAGAAAGCTCAGAGGCTGCTAAAAAGGAAATTCTTACAAACAAAGATGACATTGTTACTGCGGCAACTAAATTGGCGTTACTACCAGTTCCAGAATCACAGTATGTGGGTACTACAGCTCACCCACGTCCAGATGTGAACAATGTTAAGGTGGTTCCAACTAGTTATTTCAATCAGCTACTCAAGTTGAAAGCAATgtccattgaaaaatgttCTGACGAAGTATTCAAACAGTATGCAGAGAAACGTGGATTTGTTCACCGGGATCAATTAACCCCAGTATTGGCGTCAACGACTCAATTCAAGGGTACACCAATACAAGATAGAGATTCATTGGATCTGATGTCAAGAATCACTCCACCTATAAATCCTGCAGTAAAACAACGACAAGTCACACCAGTGTCCAGACGCAGTTTGTCACTTAGCAGTGGTGGTCGCGTGAGTTTTACACGTGGTCTTCCCGAATCTAATTCAGTTGTCTCTCGTCTTTCTGAACAGTCAGTTCATCAATCATTACGAAGCCAAGGATTATTCTCGATGGCGACAGATGTTTCATTCACAGACAGGTCGATGATTCCAGCTATAACTCAAGTGGTTATTGGTGAATACTTGTTCAAATACTATCGTAGATTAGGTGCTTTCAAAGTAATCACAGAAACAAGACATGAAAGATACTTTTGGGTGCATCCTTACTCATTGACACTTTATTGGACGGAGAATAATCCAATATTATCCAGTTCTTCTCTGGCCAAAACTAGAGCTGCTGCCATAGTAAGTGTTGAAAGTGTTGAAGATAACAATCCATTACCTACTGGGTTGTATTATAAGAGTATTATTGTTCATTCAACTGACAGATCCATTAAGATCACGTGTGCCACTAGACACCGTCACAACATCTGGTACAATGCTTTGCGTTATTTGGTTAACAGGAATATTGACGACTTGGTAATTGATGAAGACACGAATATAGATGAATTATCGGATGAATTCGAAGTCAATGTTCCTGTTGGATTAGCTCCTGCTGCTGTCAAGTCAGATTCCCATAGAAATTTGGTGAGTTTGATGGATACGGGTGATCGTCGTGCATACCCAAGACCTAAGAGAATTACATCGCTGCCTTCTTCGCCAGCATCAGGAAGACTTTCAAGATTCCTGTCCATgagaagaattggaaagGAATAGTTGAAATATGAATAGACTATGGATAAATATTAGATCAATGTTTATGTTTTGACAATTGTATATTAAAATGAATACACATGTGagtatttttattaaataataatagtgtTGGCCTCTATTTTCAGTTGACTTTTTCGTTAACTATACCCTGTGTTGGGGATGCAAGTGGCAAGGAAGTTATCTTTCTTCGTTTTGAAATAAACTCTCGGAAATTTAGCACTATTACAGCGAATAATGCAGATAGACTTAAAGCCAAtgtcaatttgaaaatcgAATTGTAGCATAACTTACCCAAAGTGCAAACAAAGGTGTTTGAGTTTGCATCATTTAAATCCTGAATGGTTACGGAATTGGAATCATAGATCTGACCAAACAATTTTGTGAAATAAAAGCTAGGTACAATTGGACTCATACTCACGATACCccaattaaaagaaaaattctCCATACCAAAGGCATCTCCAACAATAATTGGCAGGATACAAAATGTAAACCCGTAGAAAAATCCTATTAGAAATGAATTGGAAGGTAGCTCAGTGTAGCTCTCAATGTTAAAGGCTAGTAACTGACATACTGCCATGCCAATAGCAGGTATAAATAGTAAAGATTCTCTTGGTTTATGGAATGACTGAGTTATAATGTCACCGGCGACCCCAGAAACTATTCTTCCAATGAAATTGGCTATAGATATAAGCCCCACTTGAAACTGTTGATCTTGTTGGATTATCATACTCACATTCATTTCCGCAGGCAACGCCTTAGTAACTAACGCCTTGACCATATATCCCACAGAGTAGATGTACATTTGCCCCATAGCAGCCAAAGTTCCAGTTATAAGAAAAAGGAGCCAAAATTTAACATCAGTAAATAAGGAAGATACTGAATGAGATTCTGCATTAGGCccatgatgatgattagAATTGCTAGTAGCCGAAGGTTTGTGGAATGTTGAAGCACTTTTTAGTTTGTGTTCACAATCAGCAATATAGACACTTGggaaacaaatcaaatagataaaaataattgacaTTACCAAAAACCCCAAAAAGCTAGATGTATCACCAGGATAAAACACAGATGCTATAACTGAATAAAAAAGGGCACTTAATCCATACAAGGCTAATGGTAAACTTGTAGCCACGCCTCTAATACTGGGGAAACTTACAGCACAACATTTCAAACATGCAGAATTAATGAACGTTGAGCCTACTCCCACCAAAAAGATGGTTAAACTAGAAAAATGCAAATTGCTCCAAGCATAGTCAAATTGCCGTTTCAATCCAATGTACgaaaatataatcaaaatgCCACCTATTAGTAGTGACACGGTATACCCCTTTTTATCCACAACAGCACCAGATATTGGACCAGCTATTGCTACACCTATAGTTCCACAAAGGGCTATTATTGATGAGTCAGATGCACTGTAATGCAATTGGTTTGCTAGTTGGGGACTGTATGAtgaataaagataaagtGTTCCACAAATCAAACCCAAAAAAGTGCAAgacaataaaacaaaaactcTTTGCACGTTTCGTGAGATCATTATAAGTAGTTCATAAAAGGTTGGGATGTTCTATCTTGGTTTATATTCAATGAGTAGAGTACTTTCTCTAGGGGGGGAGGGGGCAATTCTCTAAAAAGGAATAAGGTTATGATTTTTCAACTATAAACACTGTAAAAATATGAAAGCAATTTAGTCTAAAAATAAGAAGCAaacggaaaaaaaaaatcaaaacaaagcaaagcaaagcaaaacaaaacaatgaaaaaaaaaattggacTCGAGAAAAACTTAAGATCTCACCAGATTTGTATTTCTAGGCATGGTGGGggcgaaaaaaaaaaaaaaaaaaaaaaaaaaaacagagaGAAAAATGTGGCGGCGGAAAATGAAAACTGATACGTAATACACTTTGCTTTAATCCATAAGCGGCGGACACTGCAGTAGAGCTTATTTATAAAAGACACAACAATAACTAAAAGAGAACAGCTCATCAATCACACCAAAGATTTGGTTATTCGTAATTGTAACTATGTTTGGCAATGGTTTAAATGAACTTTTTCATCTCGTCTTCATCAATACCGCAGGCATCCTTCAACAGAGATGTTAGTAACTAGTTCTCTTCTTCTAAACAGCGCTTTTTCAGCCTCCTTCCTGGGCTATTTTCAACATACCAAGATGTCTGTTTGTCCGgtaatttcttttattgtCGAAACAATGTTATTAAACTAAAGTCAGAATAAGCAGATTAGTTGATCGTGTTAGTAGTTTTGATTCTATCGTGGAAATCATCTGGATTTCAAGGATTAACATACCATGGCGATTCGGTCCTTTTTTGCTTTAGTTAGTTGAAGCACGTACTTCTTTAATGCATTTGGATCGTCAGTTACCGAAAAATTGCTTGCCGAGTGTTCCAACTCCAAACTTAGTTTTTCTATCTCCTTTGTATGTacttttattaaattgtcCAACTCTTCATTTGTAGGAGTAGAAAcaatttcttgtaattCTGAATCTTGCGTTAGTAAAGTCATGTAGGTGAGCAATTCTGTTGTTACTTACTTGACTTCAAATGACAgatttcttgtttcaagtctttaatttttatgTTCAAACATTCACTTGTTTCACTCTTGGGTTTGCTATCCAAAACACACTCTTGCTTTGTGTATACATAATATGATGTCTTTCCGATTGTTTTGCAAACCAACTGTTGATTATCAACTAAGGTGTCTAATACTGCTATCAACTTCAGTTTAGTCAAAACATTGTGCATGTTTAATTGGATATCGCTTATTGAATATGGTCGGTATTGCTGTTGCATATACAATTGTACTGATGCTAAGGCTTTCTCTGTACTAAGTGGACTCTTTTTAGCTGGTGCCATGGCtgaatgatgaaattattcTCCTTCTAAGGAAAAGAGAGAATATTTTGCAACactttttttgtaaatttttgGTGAAAATCATGTATGATTGTTAGGGAACACATACCAATAATAGAAACCCGCaaaattttgtaaaatGAACCATTTACCTAACCATATTTCAATTCTCTAATCTTTCTAATCAAATATTACatgtaataataaaattgtcCACACGACAAAGCATGACAAGTTAAAGCttgtatttgttttataCAGACGGTATCAagtaattttttcttgggGCTCatgttttgaaattgtcGCACTACCAAATAAATGTAGACTTGTGTTATTTATTTGTCAACCATAACTGCATTCAATCAACCTTTCAATGACCGATAAGTATTCC is a window from the Candida dubliniensis CD36 chromosome 4, complete sequence genome containing:
- a CDS encoding meiosis-specific protein, putative (Similar to S. cerevisiae HOP2;~spliced gene;~In S. cerevisiae: meiosis-specific protein that localizes to chromosomes, preventing synapsis between nonhomologous chromosomes and ensuring synapsis between homologs; complexes with Mnd1p to promote homolog pairing and meiotic double-strand break repair); the encoded protein is MAPAKKSPLSTEKALASVQLYMQQQYRPYSISDIQLNMHNVLTKSKLIAVLDTLVDNQQLVCKTIGKTSYYVYTKQECVLDSKPKSETSECLNIKIKDLKQEICHLKSKLQEIVSTPTNEELDNLIKVHTKEIEKLSLELEHSASNFSVTDDPNALKKYVLQLTKAKKDRIAMFNNIVSTIKEITGQTDILDACGIDEDEMKKFI